From a region of the Candidatus Thermoplasmatota archaeon genome:
- a CDS encoding PhoU domain-containing protein: MGFRMIYDAITKTKLLEQIYEDVGKMNRECKEIFKKAYECLVENRDEEALELAREDIKINKYEVKIRNDIMGYLAINTAPDLNTALTLASVVIDYERIGDYSKIIAQLGLLYPAKLEDGEYIDIITQTMNTVLKQFDLAHEAFVEGNDRKAQLVIDSYAGIKTLHDALVHKINKEKDIEINKAIVYAALAIYLRRIGAHLKNIATSVIAPFPEIGFEKKDF; this comes from the coding sequence ATGGGCTTCAGAATGATTTACGATGCAATAACGAAGACTAAACTACTTGAGCAGATTTACGAAGATGTAGGCAAAATGAACCGCGAATGCAAGGAAATATTTAAGAAAGCATATGAGTGCTTGGTAGAGAATAGAGACGAAGAAGCGTTAGAATTAGCGCGTGAAGATATAAAAATAAACAAATACGAAGTAAAGATAAGGAATGATATCATGGGGTATTTAGCTATCAACACAGCGCCAGACTTAAACACGGCACTTACACTTGCAAGTGTTGTTATAGACTATGAAAGGATTGGCGACTATTCTAAGATCATAGCACAGCTTGGATTGCTATATCCAGCTAAACTAGAGGATGGAGAATATATAGATATAATCACTCAAACGATGAATACTGTGCTTAAGCAGTTTGATTTAGCTCACGAAGCTTTTGTAGAAGGCAATGACAGGAAAGCGCAATTAGTTATAGATTCTTACGCTGGTATAAAAACGCTACATGATGCGCTTGTCCACAAAATCAACAAAGAAAAAGATATTGAGATAAACAAAGCTATAGTTTACGCTGCACTTGCTATTTATTTGCGTAGAATAGGCGCTCATTTAAAGAATATAGCTACAAGCGTAATTGCGCCATTTCCTGAAATTGGTTTTGAGAAGAAGGATTTCTAA
- a CDS encoding Nre family DNA repair protein gives MFEKNMHNPWLKEVVDEEAISELREVEFAPTYNTRCVLCKGTKLLCGKLRCPVLVRAYAHLKTKTFIDSLSLEGASPPAVFVGRIGYPYVAIGPLIPPLHDDTSLLDTPEFWTGKSIDEIVEFRAKLVRGKYRINVTGASKITDGIRELALSRGPTEVKALFTKKPAGRLVLDENAPPFGPSAPLKKIELSELKIDPRLDKAYTDTDLKAAEAVIELYRAGALVSKIQRAFSVGALGLEKKRKFVPTRWSITAVDSIISKELIEKVKYYHLISDYEVYEAEQNDRKFIVLLIPREWSYELIEAWYPGTVWNPTGARAVIYSSFEPYEGRTKYAEIGGCYYAARLACTEFLTSIGKQASAIVFSEAYPGYIMPLGVWHVRENVRLALREKSNKFDSLEQALNYISTKLRAPILRWLRNSNLLKSLLYQKRIEDYLKEK, from the coding sequence GTGTTTGAAAAAAATATGCACAATCCTTGGCTGAAAGAAGTTGTAGACGAAGAGGCAATTTCAGAACTTAGGGAAGTAGAGTTTGCGCCTACTTATAATACTAGATGCGTATTATGCAAAGGCACTAAATTGCTTTGCGGTAAGTTACGATGCCCAGTACTTGTAAGAGCTTACGCGCATTTAAAAACAAAAACTTTTATTGATAGTTTGAGTTTAGAAGGCGCCTCACCTCCAGCTGTATTCGTCGGTAGAATAGGCTATCCGTACGTAGCCATAGGTCCTCTAATACCGCCACTGCATGACGATACCTCTTTGCTAGATACCCCCGAGTTCTGGACTGGTAAGAGCATAGATGAGATTGTTGAGTTCAGAGCCAAGCTTGTGCGGGGTAAGTATCGAATCAATGTGACTGGTGCCAGTAAGATAACCGATGGAATCAGAGAGTTAGCATTGAGCAGAGGGCCTACAGAAGTGAAGGCACTTTTTACTAAAAAGCCTGCAGGTAGATTAGTATTAGATGAAAACGCACCGCCTTTTGGACCAAGCGCGCCTTTGAAAAAAATCGAGCTTAGCGAGCTTAAAATAGATCCTAGACTTGACAAGGCTTACACCGATACAGATCTAAAAGCTGCTGAGGCAGTAATTGAACTATATCGTGCAGGCGCTTTGGTATCTAAAATTCAACGTGCTTTTTCAGTAGGCGCTTTAGGATTAGAAAAAAAGCGTAAATTTGTACCTACAAGATGGAGTATTACAGCTGTTGATTCTATAATTTCTAAAGAGCTTATCGAGAAGGTTAAATATTATCATTTAATAAGCGATTACGAGGTTTACGAGGCAGAGCAGAACGATCGGAAATTCATAGTTTTACTCATACCTAGAGAATGGAGCTACGAGTTAATTGAGGCTTGGTATCCAGGTACTGTATGGAACCCTACAGGCGCAAGAGCTGTGATTTATTCCTCGTTCGAGCCTTACGAAGGTAGAACTAAATATGCAGAGATAGGCGGCTGTTACTATGCGGCAAGATTAGCATGCACAGAATTTCTTACTAGCATTGGAAAACAAGCTTCAGCTATAGTGTTTAGCGAAGCCTACCCAGGCTATATAATGCCTCTCGGTGTTTGGCATGTAAGAGAAAATGTAAGATTAGCGCTCAGGGAGAAAAGTAATAAATTCGACTCTTTAGAGCAAGCGTTGAACTATATTTCCACCAAATTGAGAGCGCCTATTTTAAGATGGCTTCGTAACAGTAATCTACTTAAATCATTGCTCTATCAGAAGAGGATTGAAGATTATTTAAAAGAGAAATGA
- a CDS encoding calcium/sodium antiporter, which produces MLAITNLPVAILLCALGILFLYLGGESLVKGSAQTAFRLGVKPLFIALTVVAYGTSLPEFGVSFIATLANHTEIAIGNIVGSVICNILLILGISAMIRPLKIEKDLVKREAPIMVIATLILVLFSFKLVLDRFAGAVLLACFSAYIVFFIRCAKKSIPKNNYAIKAKSMWLNIVFIIAGLGGVILGARLLVDSAVFIAHFANVPETIIALTLVAVGTSLPELAVSGIATYRGHADISVGNIIGSNIFNVLLILGACSLVTPLLITSELFVNMLISLLVCAVIIPLLYTGYKLSRAEGAVLLMCYALYLAYLYYG; this is translated from the coding sequence ATGCTCGCAATAACTAATTTACCTGTTGCTATCTTACTTTGCGCTCTTGGAATTTTATTTTTATATCTAGGTGGCGAAAGCCTTGTAAAAGGCTCTGCTCAAACTGCTTTTAGGTTAGGCGTTAAACCTCTTTTTATAGCACTTACTGTAGTTGCCTACGGCACTTCTTTACCTGAGTTCGGTGTCTCTTTTATTGCAACTCTGGCAAACCATACAGAGATAGCAATTGGCAACATAGTCGGCTCCGTAATCTGCAATATTTTACTTATTTTAGGTATAAGCGCTATGATAAGACCTTTGAAAATAGAGAAGGACCTTGTGAAGAGGGAAGCGCCAATAATGGTAATCGCCACTTTAATTTTAGTGCTCTTTTCATTTAAATTGGTTCTTGACAGATTTGCAGGCGCTGTTTTGCTCGCATGCTTTAGCGCTTATATAGTATTTTTTATTCGGTGCGCTAAAAAATCGATTCCTAAAAATAATTATGCAATTAAAGCAAAATCAATGTGGCTGAATATTGTTTTTATAATTGCAGGCCTTGGAGGCGTTATTTTAGGAGCTCGTTTACTTGTAGACAGCGCTGTCTTTATTGCTCATTTTGCTAATGTTCCTGAAACAATAATTGCACTTACTTTAGTTGCAGTAGGTACCTCTTTACCAGAACTGGCGGTTTCAGGTATTGCTACTTATAGAGGACACGCTGATATTTCAGTAGGCAATATAATAGGCTCTAATATATTCAATGTGCTTTTGATTTTAGGCGCTTGCTCTTTGGTAACGCCTCTCTTAATAACTTCTGAGCTGTTTGTCAATATGCTCATATCACTTCTAGTATGCGCTGTAATAATTCCTCTGCTCTATACCGGCTACAAACTATCCAGAGCGGAAGGAGCTGTACTGTTAATGTGCTACGCGCTCTATCTTGCTTATTTATATTACGGTTAA
- a CDS encoding PD-(D/E)XK nuclease family protein: MRISTTSLPLLVECPLCFWLHHKKGLARPGYPLPRILSQLDSAIKEYIKKYQNTKELPQWLKERGVKGRLLGPQYLEYECPEVGVVLTGKLDELLLEDEGYCVIDFKSGRLPPNNQPPYYYQIQLDSYCYLVEKCRNTSTNKALLIYFSLIPGDELDNNFLPLDIEILEVRTKPQSTLELLKKAKEVIELETPPQPDENCVFCNWRNNISKLSLY; the protein is encoded by the coding sequence ATGAGGATATCAACAACCTCACTCCCTTTGCTTGTAGAGTGCCCTTTGTGCTTCTGGCTGCATCATAAAAAAGGACTTGCTAGGCCTGGCTATCCTTTACCCAGAATACTGAGTCAGCTGGACAGTGCAATTAAAGAGTATATCAAGAAATATCAGAATACTAAAGAGCTACCGCAATGGCTTAAGGAAAGGGGCGTCAAAGGAAGGCTATTAGGACCTCAGTATTTAGAATACGAATGTCCTGAAGTTGGAGTGGTGCTAACTGGAAAACTCGACGAACTGTTGCTCGAAGATGAAGGCTATTGCGTGATCGATTTCAAGTCAGGTAGATTACCACCAAATAATCAACCACCTTATTATTACCAAATTCAGCTAGATTCTTACTGTTATCTTGTAGAAAAATGCAGAAATACTAGTACTAACAAAGCATTGCTAATATATTTCAGTTTAATCCCTGGGGACGAACTTGATAATAATTTTCTGCCTCTAGATATAGAGATATTAGAAGTGAGGACAAAACCCCAAAGTACCTTAGAGCTACTAAAAAAAGCGAAAGAAGTGATTGAGTTAGAAACTCCTCCTCAGCCTGATGAAAATTGCGTTTTCTGCAACTGGCGAAATAATATTTCTAAATTATCTTTGTATTAA
- a CDS encoding ATPase domain-containing protein has product MAKLKVKKIPLEEYLRKGDLKKLIWFLKAKALEFSGKEEKLRKIESYLHDKEAELVLKEEELRSKIESMRYKEEELSRREEEQRLGTEKLKRELYELEKISGAKNISTLDDKMRMIEGLAKLEYELKSKEEELRNRADKLKLMEVALAKEEGRIAWLEIERREKELDKERVQQKAKTGIPRLDELLLGGIPFGSCVLIYSAPFAGAEIFMNRFIAEGLCKGVPCVVVTVDRSADDLRQELKDFTEGYEQAEKAKLISYVDIYSKRMGMIFERRDNVEYVPTFKDVDLINLAVNETLNRVKEKSGYCRVVFPLSTLATSLKAQELFRLIGDLTTKCRRKKAVALYSLTKGIYSNNEVQVIRNLSDGVTELKEDNQRTFLAVQSVCDVQTRAWVEYKAKGKDLIIGSFHLDYIR; this is encoded by the coding sequence ATGGCTAAGCTCAAAGTAAAGAAAATACCGCTTGAGGAATATCTAAGAAAAGGCGATTTGAAAAAGTTAATCTGGTTTTTAAAAGCGAAAGCGCTTGAGTTCTCGGGAAAAGAGGAAAAGCTTAGAAAAATAGAAAGTTATCTGCATGATAAAGAAGCTGAGCTGGTACTGAAAGAGGAAGAGCTCAGAAGCAAAATCGAGTCGATGAGATACAAAGAGGAAGAGCTTAGCAGAAGGGAAGAAGAGCAGAGGCTCGGTACTGAGAAGCTAAAGAGAGAACTGTATGAGTTGGAAAAGATTAGTGGAGCGAAAAATATCTCAACTTTAGATGATAAAATGAGAATGATAGAAGGATTAGCAAAGCTCGAATACGAGCTAAAATCGAAAGAAGAAGAGCTTAGAAATAGAGCTGATAAGCTAAAACTCATGGAAGTTGCACTTGCAAAAGAAGAGGGAAGAATAGCATGGCTTGAAATCGAAAGAAGGGAGAAAGAGCTTGATAAGGAGCGTGTGCAGCAGAAAGCCAAGACTGGCATCCCAAGATTAGACGAGCTACTTCTTGGGGGTATACCGTTCGGCTCTTGTGTGCTTATTTATAGCGCTCCTTTTGCAGGCGCTGAGATATTTATGAACAGATTCATAGCTGAGGGATTATGTAAAGGCGTTCCTTGTGTTGTTGTCACTGTTGACAGATCTGCAGATGATTTGAGACAAGAGCTGAAAGATTTTACTGAGGGCTACGAGCAAGCTGAAAAAGCTAAATTGATATCGTATGTAGATATCTATTCCAAAAGAATGGGCATGATATTCGAGCGGAGAGATAATGTAGAATATGTACCCACTTTTAAGGATGTTGACTTAATAAATCTTGCGGTAAATGAGACGCTAAATAGAGTGAAAGAAAAAAGCGGTTACTGCAGGGTAGTATTTCCGTTATCAACACTTGCTACAAGTCTAAAAGCTCAAGAGCTCTTCAGACTCATAGGCGATTTAACTACCAAGTGCAGGAGGAAGAAAGCTGTGGCGCTCTATTCTCTTACAAAAGGCATATATTCTAATAATGAAGTGCAAGTAATTCGCAACTTAAGTGATGGGGTGACAGAGCTCAAAGAAGATAACCAAAGAACTTTCCTCGCAGTTCAGAGCGTGTGCGATGTACAGACTAGAGCTTGGGTCGAATACAAGGCTAAAGGAAAGGATTTAATTATAGGCTCTTTCCATTTGGATTATATTAGATAG
- a CDS encoding Na/Pi symporter codes for MRLGTAIRALWRKLLVNKYTLVILLLLAIYSFLLGIELISDGSKLMGKDFSNSLLATMRSPISALLIGMLTTAIVQSSSCTTSIIVALCASGILPIEVAIPAVMGANIGTTVTNSLVSFAHIKRKEDFERAFSGATVHDFFNILSVIVLLPIEIIFHPLQNSTSWVARGFVGIGGAKIASPIKLFTEPIAEPITDLAKWLFGGYAGIPVIIIGGMGLFLALKVIVDTTRTIASRKFDAVLNKYLFRAAWLSFLLGLGLTAFVQSSSVTTSIVVPFVGAGLLTVEKIYPYTLGANIGTTVTAILAASALGVEVGIQIAFVHLMFNCLGIMIWYPLRKVPIGLAKKLGSFVAKKRKSAILYILIAFYLIPGIYILIERLW; via the coding sequence ATGCGTTTGGGAACTGCTATTAGGGCGCTATGGCGTAAACTGCTTGTAAACAAATACACCCTCGTTATTTTGCTACTTCTCGCTATCTACAGTTTCCTTCTTGGTATAGAGCTTATTAGCGATGGCTCTAAACTCATGGGCAAAGATTTTTCTAACTCGTTACTTGCAACAATGCGCTCGCCAATCTCTGCGCTATTAATAGGAATGCTAACAACAGCAATAGTTCAGTCTTCTTCATGCACTACTTCTATAATTGTAGCGCTCTGCGCTAGTGGCATTTTACCGATAGAAGTTGCAATTCCTGCAGTAATGGGCGCAAATATAGGCACTACCGTAACAAATAGTCTGGTATCGTTTGCGCATATTAAGAGGAAGGAAGATTTTGAACGTGCTTTCTCAGGAGCAACTGTGCATGACTTTTTTAATATCCTTTCCGTAATTGTGCTCTTACCTATAGAAATAATATTTCATCCTTTACAGAACTCGACTTCATGGGTGGCAAGAGGCTTTGTAGGAATAGGCGGTGCTAAAATAGCGTCGCCGATAAAGCTCTTTACAGAGCCTATTGCAGAGCCTATTACTGATTTAGCAAAGTGGCTGTTTGGTGGATATGCGGGCATTCCAGTAATAATTATAGGTGGCATGGGGCTATTTCTAGCACTGAAAGTCATTGTCGATACCACAAGAACAATTGCATCTAGAAAATTCGATGCCGTACTTAATAAATATCTGTTTAGAGCTGCATGGCTCTCCTTCCTTCTAGGACTTGGACTCACTGCCTTCGTACAGAGCAGCTCTGTAACAACTTCTATTGTAGTTCCTTTCGTAGGCGCTGGATTGCTTACTGTAGAGAAAATCTACCCTTATACTTTAGGAGCTAATATTGGTACTACAGTTACAGCTATTTTAGCAGCCTCAGCTTTGGGCGTAGAAGTAGGTATTCAGATAGCTTTCGTACATCTGATGTTTAACTGTCTTGGTATAATGATATGGTATCCTTTGCGCAAAGTGCCTATAGGGCTAGCTAAAAAGCTTGGCAGCTTCGTAGCTAAAAAGCGCAAATCAGCAATTTTATATATCCTGATAGCATTTTATTTAATACCTGGAATTTATATATTGATAGAAAGGCTGTGGTGA